The nucleotide window TCCGCAGACAGAATGAGATCATCTTCCAATAAAAGAATATTCATCAAAATTTATTTTACACGAATTTAAAGAAAATTTATGATTGTGATTCTAAAGGTGAAGCAAAAGTTTCAATGATGCCTGCATTTCGGTTTATCAATAGAAAGCTTATGAAGGATGGGAAATGATTTCTAGAATTTTTCCAATCAGATGTTTAACGATAAGCATCTGTAGACTGCCATTTTTTTTCCTGACGGGTAAAAAAAATCCCGAACAAATTCGGGAAAATGGAGAGCCAACTACGGGACTTGAACCCGTGACCTCTTCCTTACCAAGGAAGCACTCTACCGCTGAGCTAAGTCGGCATCAACTAAAAAAATCACACTAAGTAGCGTGATTTTTCGTTGAGCGGAAGACGGGGGTCGAACCCGCGACATTCAGCTTGGAAGGCTGACGCTCTACCAACTGAGCTACTTCCGCAATTTTGTTTCCAAAACTATTGGTAACGCTGTGCAAAACTAAGAAAACTTATTTAATCCTGCAAGTTTTTTTTATAATATAAAATGTGGGGAGAGCAGGATTCGAACCTACGAAGCCGAAGCAACTGAGTTACAGTCAGTCCCATTTAGCCACTCTGGAATCTCCCCTCATGTTTATATTAAAATGAGCCTCCAGAGGGATTCGAACCCACGACCCCGAGATTACAAATCACGTGCTCTGGCCAACTGAGCTATGGAGGCATTTTAATAAGGACTGAAAGCGATTGAGAAACTCTACTCTACACATTTCAGTGTTAAAAAAAATCACACCATAAGAGTGATTTTTTGAGCGGAAGACGGGGGTCGAACCCGCGACATTCAGCTTGGAAGGCTGACGCTCTACCAACTGAGCTACTTCCGCAATTTTGTTTCCAAAATTATTGGTAAACGCTGTGCAAAACTAAGAAAACTTCTTTAATCCTGCAAGTTTATTTTATAAAAATATAAAGTGGGGAGAGCAGGATTCGAACCTACGAAGCCGAAGCAACTGAGTTACAGTCAGTCCCATTTAGCCACTCTGGAATCTCCCCAAAGTTTTATATTTTATGAGCCTCCAGAGGGATTCGAACCCACGACCCCGAGATTACAAATCACGTGCTCTGGCCAACTGAGCTATGGAGGCAATATAAAAAAGAATTCAAAAGATCGCTGTTCCTTTTTTGCGAGTGCAAATATAGAACGGATTTTTTGAATTCTCAAATTTTTTATAAACTTTTTTTAACTTTTTTTCCTATGCCATTTCTTTTTTCTTGATTAATAGCTTTTTAGCAGTATCAACGCAAAGGTCCAGACTTTCTTCAAAACTTGTAGTAGTCTTCTTTACTACGATATCGTCTCCCGGAACCGCTAAAATAATCTCGGCTGTTTTATTCGCTTTATCCGAATTATTTTCAACTTTCAAAAATACCTTACACTCCTGAATCTTGTCGTAGAAGGTATCTAATTTGCTTACTTTTTTGTCGATGTGTGATTCTAGTGGTTCGTGTGGAGTTAAACCAATTGATTGTACTGAAATCTTCATAATTCTTCTTTTTTTGATGCTCGAGGGTGAGCCTGATTAAACACTTTTTTCAATTGTTCAATATTAGCATTCGTGTAGACCTGAGTACTGGCAAGACTGGAATGCCCTAATATTTTTTTCACTTTGGAGATCTCCGCCCCATTATCCAAAACGTGTGTAGCAAAGCTATGCCGAAGGATGTGAGGACTTTTTTTTTCTTTTGTTGTTATAAGACTAAGGTACTTATTAACTACCACATAAACAAATTTTTCGTTGAGTTTTTTCCCTTTCTTATTGACAAAAAAATATGATTTATATTCTGTCTGCGGATTTCTTATTTCAAGATAACTTGTAAGAAGTTCAGCCAGTTCACTGGATATGGGAACTACCCTTTCTTTATTCCCTTTTCCTATTATTTTTAATTCTTTTCCGTATAAGTCAACATTTTCAAATATCAGGCCACAAAGTTCAGCTTTACGCATGCCAGTCTGATAAAGAACTTCCATAATGCATTTTTCAAGCACATCATGTACCTGTTCAAAAACCCTATCATTCAGATCTGCCATTTCCTCTTTAGACATAGGAATCTGTTTTTCAGCATAAAACTTCAGGGAAGAAATCCCTTCAGTGGGAGAAACTTTAATTTCACCAATTTTTAAAAGAAAAAGATAAAAACTACGGAGAGAAGACAGCTTTCTATTAATGCTTCTCTTGGAAATATTATGTTCACTCAATTCGACAATGAAATTCCTGATAATTTTCTTGTCTGCTTTGGCTAAATTGTCGGAAGATTCTGTTCGGAGAAAGAAATGGGAAAAGTCTTCAAGGTCTTTTTTGTAGCTTGTGACAGTATGAGGAGAGTACCTTTTTTCGAATTCCAGGTATTCTAAAAACTTTTCCAGCATCATGGAGTATAAAA belongs to Chryseobacterium gleum and includes:
- a CDS encoding HPF/RaiA family ribosome-associated protein: MKISVQSIGLTPHEPLESHIDKKVSKLDTFYDKIQECKVFLKVENNSDKANKTAEIILAVPGDDIVVKKTTTSFEESLDLCVDTAKKLLIKKKEMA
- a CDS encoding tyrosine-type recombinase/integrase codes for the protein MLEKFLEYLEFEKRYSPHTVTSYKKDLEDFSHFFLRTESSDNLAKADKKIIRNFIVELSEHNISKRSINRKLSSLRSFYLFLLKIGEIKVSPTEGISSLKFYAEKQIPMSKEEMADLNDRVFEQVHDVLEKCIMEVLYQTGMRKAELCGLIFENVDLYGKELKIIGKGNKERVVPISSELAELLTSYLEIRNPQTEYKSYFFVNKKGKKLNEKFVYVVVNKYLSLITTKEKKSPHILRHSFATHVLDNGAEISKVKKILGHSSLASTQVYTNANIEQLKKVFNQAHPRASKKEEL